In Candidatus Promineifilum breve, one genomic interval encodes:
- the focA gene encoding formate transporter FocA, whose translation MNPNPPLPSLDALLPADMAKKAENIGVTKANLGPFRMFALAVLAGAFIAMGAVFMTTVTTGATDFLSYGVTRLLGGLVFCLGLVLVVVAGAELFTGNNLIVMAWAGRKVSTAKLLRNWVIVYLGNFVGSIATAYGMFLSGQYLFNKGALGLNALNIANAKVSHDFIPALVLGIFCNALVCLAVWLCMGARTTTDKIAAIIFPITAFVAAGFEHSIANMYFIPIGLFIKGGAPAEFWTNIGKTAADFSGLTWGSFFVANLLPVTIGNIIGGALMVGLVYWFIYLRPSWTGHKEEADKPEPKLKKA comes from the coding sequence ATGAATCCGAATCCCCCTTTGCCCTCGCTTGATGCCCTGTTGCCGGCCGACATGGCGAAGAAGGCCGAGAACATCGGCGTCACCAAAGCCAACCTTGGCCCGTTTCGCATGTTCGCGCTGGCCGTGCTGGCCGGGGCGTTCATCGCCATGGGCGCGGTGTTTATGACCACCGTGACCACCGGCGCGACCGATTTCCTGTCCTACGGCGTGACCCGCCTGCTGGGTGGCCTCGTCTTCTGCCTGGGGCTGGTGCTGGTCGTCGTGGCCGGGGCCGAGCTATTCACTGGCAACAACCTGATCGTCATGGCCTGGGCCGGGCGCAAGGTGAGCACGGCCAAGCTGCTGCGCAACTGGGTCATCGTTTACCTGGGCAATTTCGTCGGCTCCATCGCCACCGCCTATGGCATGTTCCTGAGCGGCCAATATCTGTTCAACAAGGGGGCACTGGGCCTCAACGCGCTGAACATCGCCAACGCCAAGGTGAGCCACGACTTCATCCCGGCCCTCGTGCTGGGTATTTTCTGCAACGCCCTGGTCTGTCTGGCGGTGTGGTTGTGCATGGGCGCGCGCACCACGACCGACAAGATCGCGGCCATCATCTTCCCCATCACGGCCTTCGTCGCCGCGGGGTTCGAGCACAGCATCGCCAATATGTATTTCATCCCCATCGGGTTGTTCATCAAGGGCGGCGCGCCGGCCGAATTCTGGACCAACATCGGCAAGACGGCGGCCGATTTCAGTGGCCTGACCTGGGGCAGCTTCTTCGTCGCCAACCTGTTGCCGGTGACCATCGGCAATATCATCGGCGGGGCGCTGATGGTCGGCCTGGTCTACTGGTTTATCTACCTGCGGCCCAGCTGGACCGGCCACAAGGAAGAAGCCGACAAGCCGGAGCCGAAATTAAAGAAGGCCTGA
- the fdhF gene encoding formate dehydrogenase subunit alpha, with protein sequence MTTPLVRRDRHTPFAAGDRASWPQALDFVAGRLRAIRDTYGPDSIAFLTSAKCTNEENYLLQKVARAVVGTNNVDHCARLUHSSSVAGLAATLGSGAMTDSISNIKDADLLFVTGSNTTEAHPVIALEMKKAVRRFGAKLILLDPRAIELADFATLHLRQRPGTDVAVLNAIAHVIIRDSLANSAFIEERTEGFDALAAAVAGWTPERAEVISGVPAQLIVDAAYLYAHARNAMIFWAMGITQHTTGTDNVKACSNLALLTGHIGRPATGLNPLRGQNNVQGACDMGGLPNVFPGYQAVTDEAIRRKFAAGWGVAYEALSPTPGLTVTEISRGALEGRIKAIYIMGENPMLSDPNLSHVAEAFERVELLVCQDIFLNETAQRADVVLPAASFAEKGGTFTNTERRVQLIRPALPPPGEARPDWAILLDLARRLGADWRYDGPADILAEMATLTPQYAGLSHARLAAGGLQWPCPTAEHPGTPVLHIGKFTRGRGLFAPLEFRPPAELPDDDFPFLLSTGRILFHWHGGTMSRRSAGLEAIAPEAEAEIHPADAARLGIADGEPVCVSSRRGRVVAAARLTPRSSPGMVFMTFHYAEAAVNLLTIDAVDPTAKIPEYKVCAVNITKLAQPINKELSHESESPFALA encoded by the coding sequence CTGACGACACCCCTGGTGCGCCGGGATCGCCACACGCCGTTCGCCGCCGGCGACCGAGCGTCGTGGCCCCAAGCGCTGGACTTCGTCGCCGGACGGCTGCGGGCCATCCGCGACACCTATGGCCCGGACAGCATCGCCTTTCTGACCTCGGCTAAATGCACTAACGAAGAGAATTACCTGCTCCAGAAAGTGGCCCGCGCGGTGGTCGGGACGAACAACGTCGACCACTGCGCCCGTCTCTGACACAGCAGTAGCGTGGCCGGTCTGGCCGCGACACTCGGTTCCGGCGCGATGACTGACTCGATCAGCAACATCAAGGACGCCGATTTGCTCTTCGTCACCGGCTCCAATACGACCGAGGCCCATCCGGTCATCGCATTGGAGATGAAGAAGGCCGTTCGCCGGTTCGGGGCCAAGCTGATCCTGCTCGACCCGCGCGCGATCGAACTGGCCGACTTCGCCACGCTCCACCTGCGCCAGCGGCCGGGCACCGACGTGGCCGTGCTGAACGCCATAGCCCACGTCATCATCCGCGATAGTCTGGCGAACAGCGCCTTCATCGAGGAGCGCACCGAGGGCTTCGATGCCCTGGCCGCGGCCGTGGCCGGCTGGACACCGGAGCGGGCCGAGGTGATCTCCGGCGTGCCGGCGCAACTGATCGTCGATGCCGCCTATCTCTACGCCCACGCCCGCAACGCGATGATCTTCTGGGCGATGGGCATCACCCAACACACGACCGGCACCGACAACGTCAAGGCCTGCTCCAATCTGGCCCTGCTGACCGGCCATATCGGCCGCCCGGCCACCGGCCTCAATCCGCTGCGCGGCCAGAACAACGTCCAGGGCGCGTGCGATATGGGCGGGCTGCCCAACGTCTTCCCCGGTTATCAGGCCGTGACCGATGAGGCCATCCGCCGCAAATTCGCCGCCGGCTGGGGCGTGGCCTACGAGGCGCTGTCCCCCACGCCGGGCCTGACCGTGACCGAGATTAGCCGTGGGGCGCTGGAAGGGCGCATCAAGGCCATCTACATCATGGGCGAGAATCCCATGCTGTCCGACCCCAACCTCAGCCACGTGGCCGAGGCGTTTGAGAGAGTCGAGTTACTGGTGTGCCAGGACATCTTCCTGAACGAAACGGCCCAGCGCGCCGACGTGGTGTTACCCGCGGCCAGTTTCGCCGAGAAGGGCGGCACGTTCACCAACACCGAGCGACGCGTGCAACTCATCCGGCCGGCCCTGCCCCCGCCCGGCGAGGCCCGGCCCGACTGGGCCATCCTGCTCGACCTGGCCCGGCGGTTGGGAGCCGATTGGCGCTACGACGGCCCGGCCGATATCCTGGCCGAGATGGCGACCCTGACGCCGCAATACGCGGGCCTAAGCCACGCGCGGCTGGCGGCGGGCGGCCTGCAATGGCCCTGCCCCACGGCCGAGCATCCGGGCACGCCGGTGCTCCACATCGGCAAGTTCACCCGCGGCCGGGGCCTCTTCGCCCCGCTTGAATTCCGGCCGCCGGCCGAGTTGCCCGACGACGACTTTCCCTTTTTGCTGTCCACCGGCCGCATCCTCTTCCACTGGCACGGCGGCACGATGTCGCGCCGCTCGGCCGGGCTGGAGGCCATCGCCCCCGAAGCCGAGGCCGAGATTCATCCGGCTGATGCCGCGCGGCTGGGCATTGCCGACGGCGAGCCGGTCTGTGTCTCGTCGCGGCGCGGCCGGGTCGTGGCCGCGGCCCGTCTCACGCCTCGTTCGTCGCCGGGCATGGTGTTTATGACCTTCCACTATGCCGAGGCGGCGGTTAATCTGCTGACCATCGACGCGGTTGATCCCACCGCCAAAATCCCAGAATACAAGGTATGCGCCGTGAACATCACCAAACTGGCGCAACCCATCAACAAGGAGTTATCCCATGAATCCGAATCCCCCTTTGCCCTCGCTTGA
- a CDS encoding dihydroorotate dehydrogenase-like protein translates to MDLRTNYLGLELKNPLVASPSPLSRDLGNIRRMEDAGASAVVLYSLFEEEINQESHALDRYLSDGTESYAEALTYFPEAPAYRAIGPDAYLEHIFRAKHAVNLPIIASLNGVSTGGWVRYAREMQGAGADALELNIYYVPTSIDLPGAEVEQIYIDLIHDVRASVQIPIAVKLSPYFSATANMMHRLSEAGADGLVLFNRFYQPDLDLENLEVVPNLILSRSDEMRLPLRWIAILYGRIKADLALTTGVHSAQDALKAVAAGANVAMMTSEILLNGIGRFGEILHEMSRWLEEREYQSLEELHGSLSQVNVAAPAAFERANYIQIVRSYSPTFR, encoded by the coding sequence ATGGATCTGCGAACGAACTATCTGGGCCTTGAACTGAAAAATCCCCTCGTCGCCTCGCCCTCGCCGCTGAGCCGCGATCTGGGCAACATCCGGCGCATGGAAGACGCCGGCGCGTCGGCCGTCGTGCTCTATTCCCTCTTTGAAGAGGAGATCAATCAGGAGAGCCACGCGCTGGATCGCTATCTGAGCGACGGCACGGAGAGCTATGCCGAGGCGCTGACCTACTTCCCCGAAGCGCCGGCCTACCGGGCCATCGGCCCCGATGCCTATCTGGAGCACATCTTCCGCGCCAAACACGCGGTCAATCTGCCCATCATCGCCAGCCTCAACGGCGTCTCCACCGGCGGCTGGGTGCGCTATGCGCGCGAGATGCAGGGCGCGGGCGCCGATGCCCTGGAACTGAACATCTACTACGTCCCCACCAGCATCGACCTGCCGGGGGCCGAGGTGGAGCAAATCTACATCGATCTGATCCACGACGTGCGCGCCTCGGTGCAAATCCCCATCGCCGTCAAGCTCAGCCCCTATTTCAGCGCGACGGCCAACATGATGCACCGTCTGAGCGAGGCCGGGGCCGACGGCCTGGTGCTGTTCAATCGCTTCTACCAGCCCGACCTCGATCTGGAAAATCTGGAAGTCGTGCCCAATCTCATCCTCAGCCGATCGGACGAGATGCGCCTGCCGCTGCGCTGGATCGCCATCCTCTACGGCCGCATCAAGGCCGACCTGGCGCTGACGACGGGCGTCCACTCCGCCCAGGACGCGCTGAAGGCCGTGGCCGCCGGGGCCAACGTGGCGATGATGACGTCGGAGATTTTATTGAACGGCATCGGCCGCTTCGGCGAAATCCTGCACGAGATGTCGCGTTGGCTGGAAGAGCGCGAGTATCAATCGCTGGAAGAGCTGCATGGCAGCTTGAGCCAGGTCAACGTGGCCGCGCCGGCCGCCTTCGAGCGGGCCAACTACATCCAGATCGTCCGCTCCTATTCACCGACGTTTCGTTGA
- the nifJ gene encoding pyruvate:ferredoxin (flavodoxin) oxidoreductase: protein MTTNMITIDANEATAGVAHKVNEVIAIYPITPSSGMGELADQYSAHGDTNIWGAVPLVIEMQSEGGAAGAVHGALQTGALTTTFTASQGLLLMIPNMFKIAGELTATTFHVAARSLAAQGLSIFGDHSDVMAARNTGFALLCSNSVQEAMDFALIAHAATLKARVPFIHFFDGFRTSHEINKIMPIEEAVMRAMINDDLVRAHRDRALSPDKPVMRGTAQNPDVYFQARETVNPFYAACSGIVQQTMDELAAHTGRAYRLFDYVGAPDAERVIVMMGSGAEAAEETVNYLTERGEKVGLVKVRLYRPFDMAACVAALPATTRSIAILDRCKEPGSAGEPLYLDVVSALVEHVAAGNAPFAVMPRVIGGRYGLSSKEFTPAMVRAVYEELGKPVMKNHFTVGIDDDVSHTSLTFDDTFSTESDDVVRAIFFGLGSDGTVGANKNSIKIIGENTPNYAQGYFVLDSKKSGSVTVSHLRFGPRPIHSTYLISRANFVACHQFGFLERFDMLKLAQPGATFLLNSPYGPDEVWDYLPQEVQKGIIEKNLHFYVVDALAVADQTNMGRRINTVMQTCFFALIEGATSIPLLSRERAIAEIKEAIAKTYGKRGESVVEQNYAAVDASLSHLYEVKIPAQVTSGFTRPAVVPAHAPQFIQTVTAPMMAGLGDLLPVSALPVDGTYPTGTTQWEKRNIATEVPLWDPDICIQCGKCALVCPHAVIRLKIYDSAEVRGAPEGFLSTPARFKEYKDQLYTLQVSAEDCTGCSLCYEVCPVKNKRQPKFKAINMVDYTPAVREKERANWAFFQQLPNVDRVDLPLHQVKYNQLLEPLFEFSGACAGCGETPYLKLITQLYGDRMLVANATGCSSIYGGNLPTTPWAKNADGRGPAWSNSLFEDNAEFGLGMRVALDQRLDAATNALRALREVLGGELVDEVLYSDQITEADILHQRRRVQLLRERVQWLVNSNDKQNVALKPALSDLLSKIDVLVKKSVWIVGGDGWAYDIGYGGLDHVLASGRNVNILVLDTEVYSNTGGQMSKSTPRGAVAKFAAAGKPLPKKDLGMLAMTYGNVYVARVAFGANDRQTIQALMEAEAYDGPSLVIAYSHCIAHGYDMKFGLEQQQAAVDSGHWILYRYNPDLAHPPAVATNGHEPQPGRNPFQLDSKAPTLPLEKYIYREGRYRMLQQSNPEAAERLLTLAKADVAQRWETYHKLALEHEAVTAKPVAEN, encoded by the coding sequence ATGACGACAAATATGATCACCATCGACGCCAACGAGGCCACCGCCGGCGTCGCCCACAAAGTCAATGAGGTGATCGCCATCTATCCGATCACGCCATCTTCGGGTATGGGCGAACTGGCCGATCAATACTCGGCCCACGGCGACACCAATATCTGGGGCGCTGTGCCGCTGGTCATCGAAATGCAATCGGAAGGCGGCGCGGCCGGCGCGGTGCACGGGGCCTTGCAGACCGGCGCGCTGACGACGACGTTCACCGCCTCGCAAGGGTTGCTGCTGATGATCCCCAATATGTTCAAGATCGCCGGCGAATTGACCGCGACGACGTTCCACGTGGCCGCGCGGTCGTTGGCCGCCCAGGGGTTATCCATTTTTGGCGATCATAGTGACGTCATGGCGGCCCGTAACACCGGCTTCGCGCTGTTGTGTTCCAACTCGGTGCAAGAGGCGATGGACTTCGCCCTGATTGCCCATGCCGCCACGTTGAAGGCCCGCGTGCCGTTCATCCATTTCTTCGACGGCTTCCGCACCTCGCATGAGATCAACAAGATCATGCCCATCGAGGAAGCGGTGATGCGGGCCATGATCAACGATGATCTGGTGCGGGCGCACCGCGACCGTGCCCTCTCGCCCGACAAGCCGGTCATGCGCGGCACGGCGCAAAATCCCGACGTCTACTTCCAGGCCCGCGAGACGGTCAACCCGTTCTACGCCGCCTGTTCGGGCATCGTCCAGCAGACGATGGACGAATTGGCCGCCCACACCGGGCGCGCCTACCGTCTGTTCGATTACGTCGGCGCGCCGGATGCCGAACGGGTCATCGTGATGATGGGGTCGGGCGCGGAAGCGGCCGAGGAAACGGTCAACTATCTGACCGAGCGCGGCGAAAAGGTCGGCCTGGTGAAGGTGCGGCTCTACCGGCCGTTCGACATGGCCGCCTGCGTCGCCGCTCTGCCGGCCACCACCCGCAGCATCGCCATCCTGGATCGGTGCAAGGAGCCGGGGTCGGCGGGCGAGCCGCTCTATCTGGACGTTGTGTCCGCGTTGGTGGAGCACGTGGCCGCCGGCAATGCGCCGTTCGCCGTCATGCCCCGCGTCATCGGTGGGCGCTATGGCCTGTCATCGAAGGAATTCACCCCGGCCATGGTGCGCGCCGTTTACGAGGAACTAGGCAAGCCGGTGATGAAGAATCACTTCACCGTCGGCATCGACGACGACGTGAGCCACACGAGCTTGACGTTCGATGACACCTTCTCCACCGAGTCCGATGACGTGGTGCGGGCCATTTTCTTCGGCCTGGGTTCCGACGGCACGGTCGGGGCCAACAAGAACTCGATCAAGATCATCGGCGAGAACACGCCCAACTATGCCCAGGGCTACTTCGTCCTCGACTCGAAGAAATCGGGGTCGGTAACGGTGTCGCATCTGCGCTTCGGGCCGCGGCCGATCCATTCGACCTATCTGATCAGCCGGGCCAATTTCGTGGCCTGCCACCAGTTCGGCTTCCTGGAGCGCTTCGACATGCTCAAGCTGGCCCAACCGGGGGCCACGTTCCTGCTCAACAGCCCCTATGGCCCGGACGAGGTGTGGGATTATCTGCCGCAGGAAGTGCAAAAGGGCATCATCGAGAAAAACCTGCACTTCTACGTGGTCGATGCCTTAGCCGTGGCCGACCAGACCAACATGGGGCGGCGCATCAACACGGTGATGCAGACCTGCTTCTTCGCCCTCATCGAAGGGGCCACGTCGATCCCGCTGCTCTCGCGCGAGCGGGCCATCGCCGAAATCAAAGAGGCCATCGCCAAGACCTACGGCAAGCGCGGCGAATCGGTCGTGGAGCAAAACTACGCCGCCGTCGATGCGTCGTTGTCCCATCTGTACGAGGTGAAAATCCCGGCGCAGGTGACCAGCGGCTTCACACGCCCGGCCGTCGTGCCGGCCCACGCGCCCCAATTCATCCAGACCGTGACCGCGCCAATGATGGCCGGCCTGGGCGACCTGCTGCCCGTCAGCGCCCTGCCCGTCGACGGCACCTATCCGACCGGCACGACGCAATGGGAAAAGCGCAACATCGCCACCGAAGTTCCGCTGTGGGATCCCGACATCTGCATCCAGTGCGGCAAGTGCGCCCTGGTGTGCCCCCACGCGGTCATCCGGCTCAAGATTTACGATTCGGCCGAAGTGCGCGGCGCGCCGGAAGGCTTCCTGTCCACGCCCGCCCGCTTCAAGGAGTACAAGGATCAACTCTATACCTTGCAGGTCTCGGCCGAGGATTGCACCGGCTGCTCCCTCTGCTACGAGGTGTGCCCGGTCAAGAACAAGCGCCAGCCCAAGTTCAAGGCCATCAACATGGTCGACTACACCCCGGCCGTGCGCGAAAAGGAGCGGGCCAACTGGGCGTTCTTCCAACAGTTGCCCAACGTCGATCGCGTCGATTTGCCGCTCCATCAGGTGAAGTACAACCAGCTGCTGGAGCCGCTCTTCGAGTTCTCCGGGGCCTGCGCCGGCTGCGGCGAAACGCCCTACCTGAAGCTCATTACCCAGCTCTACGGCGACCGGATGCTCGTCGCCAACGCCACCGGCTGCTCGTCGATCTATGGCGGTAACCTGCCGACCACGCCGTGGGCCAAGAACGCCGACGGCCGCGGCCCGGCCTGGTCCAACTCGTTGTTCGAGGATAACGCCGAGTTCGGTCTGGGTATGCGCGTGGCCCTCGATCAGCGGCTGGACGCGGCCACCAACGCCCTGCGCGCCCTGCGCGAGGTGCTGGGCGGCGAACTGGTGGACGAAGTGCTGTATAGCGACCAGATCACCGAGGCCGACATCCTGCACCAGCGGCGGCGCGTCCAACTGTTGCGCGAGCGCGTGCAATGGTTGGTGAACAGCAACGACAAACAGAATGTCGCGCTGAAGCCGGCCCTGTCGGACTTGCTGAGCAAGATCGACGTGCTGGTCAAAAAGAGCGTCTGGATCGTCGGCGGTGACGGCTGGGCCTATGACATCGGCTACGGCGGCCTCGATCACGTCCTGGCCTCCGGCCGCAACGTCAACATCCTGGTGCTGGATACCGAAGTTTACTCCAACACCGGCGGCCAGATGTCCAAATCGACGCCGCGCGGCGCGGTAGCCAAGTTCGCCGCCGCCGGCAAGCCGCTGCCCAAAAAGGATCTGGGTATGCTGGCGATGACTTACGGCAACGTCTACGTGGCCCGCGTCGCCTTTGGAGCGAACGACCGCCAGACGATTCAAGCCCTGATGGAGGCCGAAGCCTACGATGGGCCGTCGCTGGTCATCGCCTACAGCCATTGCATCGCCCACGGCTACGACATGAAGTTTGGCCTGGAGCAGCAGCAAGCGGCCGTGGACTCCGGCCACTGGATCCTCTATCGCTACAACCCGGACCTGGCCCATCCGCCGGCGGTCGCGACCAACGGCCACGAGCCGCAGCCGGGCCGCAACCCGTTCCAACTGGACTCGAAGGCCCCGACGCTGCCGCTGGAGAAATACATCTATCGCGAAGGTCGCTACCGCATGTTGCAGCAGAGCAACCCCGAGGCGGCCGAGCGGCTGCTGACCCTGGCTAAGGCCGACGTCGCCCAACGCTGGGAGACGTATCATAAGCTGGCTTTGGAGCACGAAGCAGTGACCGCCAAGCCTGTCGCCGAGAATTAA
- the ppdK gene encoding pyruvate, phosphate dikinase: protein MSDQVLATPVKTEKAGGNGHKPHAATKWVYLFNEVKEAENHVGGTWDAVRGLMGGKGANLADMTRLDIPVPPGFTVTTEACNAYLASDNTFPEGMWEQELAAVLEIEKMTGKKFGGTDNPLLVSCRSGAKFSMPGMMDTVLNIGLNDEIAETMARLTNDRRFVFDLYRRLIQMFGSVVMGVPDEAFEVVITSRRKLAGVTSDSELKAADWEVVTRRFKEIYRTFTRSDFPTDPFDQLRLATEAVFKSWNGRRAIDYRNAAGIAHDLGTAVNIQTMVYGNIGDNSATGVAMSRNASTGDNEPEGDFLVNAQGEDVVAGIRLTQPLEELKAIMPAAYDEFLTIARKLEKHYRNMQDMEFTIENGKLWLLQTRDGKRTAQAEVKIAVDMVEEGLINKEEAVWRVKPAQVDFFLHPQLDSVAIKSARKIAKGLNVSPGAAVGMVAFDADTAERWAKEDGRKVIMVRPETKPDDVHGMLAAQGILTSRGGRTSHAALVARQFGKPAVVGVMELDIDLDLRHMSIGEDINVKEGDWISLDGTQGIVYLGQVPTVVPDIKNAYLIKLLGWADDIRTLGVWANADYPRDAQRAREYGAQGIGLCRTEHMFFETARLPIVQQMIMAKNVTERNESLDKLLPLQRGDFDGLFRAMDGQPVIIRLIDPPLHEFLPSYEELVQRLADLKVQLQHFHTLSEIDEALSEIRVKQMYLERVEALREQNPMLGTRGVRLGIIIPELTKMQVRAIFEAACQCQKEGIDVHPEVMIPLIFHVNELKVQQTALEAVAKEVMEEQGVQVAYKFGTMIEIPRAALTADEVAEVAQFFSFGTNDLTQTTFGISRDDAEAGFLVEYQQRNILEENPFGTLDVAGVGKLMKMAVEMGRATRPDLEVGICGEHGGDPKTIAFCHQIGLNYVSCSPFRVPIARLAAAHAALNDKKNN, encoded by the coding sequence ATGTCGGATCAAGTTTTAGCAACACCCGTAAAAACCGAAAAGGCCGGCGGCAACGGCCACAAGCCGCACGCGGCCACCAAATGGGTTTATCTGTTCAACGAAGTGAAAGAAGCCGAAAACCACGTCGGCGGCACGTGGGACGCCGTCCGCGGCCTCATGGGCGGCAAGGGCGCCAATCTGGCCGATATGACCCGGCTGGACATTCCCGTGCCCCCCGGCTTCACCGTGACGACTGAAGCCTGCAATGCCTATCTGGCATCGGACAACACGTTCCCCGAAGGCATGTGGGAGCAGGAGTTGGCCGCCGTCCTCGAGATCGAAAAGATGACCGGCAAGAAGTTCGGCGGCACGGACAACCCGTTGCTCGTCTCCTGCCGCTCCGGGGCCAAGTTCTCCATGCCGGGCATGATGGACACCGTCCTCAACATCGGCCTCAATGATGAGATCGCCGAGACGATGGCCCGCCTGACGAACGACCGCCGTTTCGTCTTCGACCTCTACCGCCGCCTGATCCAGATGTTCGGCAGCGTCGTCATGGGCGTGCCGGATGAGGCTTTTGAAGTCGTCATCACTTCGCGCCGCAAGCTGGCCGGGGTCACGTCCGATTCCGAATTGAAGGCGGCCGACTGGGAAGTGGTCACCCGCCGCTTCAAGGAAATCTATCGCACCTTCACCCGCAGCGATTTCCCGACCGACCCATTCGATCAACTGCGGCTGGCGACCGAAGCCGTCTTTAAGTCGTGGAACGGCCGCCGCGCCATCGACTACCGCAACGCCGCCGGCATCGCCCACGATTTGGGCACTGCGGTCAACATCCAGACGATGGTCTACGGCAACATCGGCGACAACTCGGCCACCGGCGTCGCCATGTCGCGTAACGCCTCGACCGGCGACAACGAGCCGGAAGGCGACTTTCTGGTGAACGCCCAGGGCGAGGACGTGGTGGCCGGCATCCGCCTGACCCAGCCGCTGGAAGAGCTGAAGGCCATCATGCCCGCCGCTTACGATGAGTTTCTGACCATCGCCCGCAAGCTGGAAAAGCATTACCGCAATATGCAGGACATGGAGTTCACCATCGAGAATGGCAAGCTGTGGCTCCTGCAAACCCGCGACGGCAAGCGTACCGCCCAGGCGGAAGTGAAGATCGCCGTCGATATGGTCGAAGAAGGGTTAATCAACAAGGAAGAGGCCGTGTGGCGCGTCAAGCCGGCCCAGGTTGACTTCTTCCTGCACCCGCAACTGGACAGTGTGGCGATCAAGAGCGCGCGCAAGATCGCCAAGGGGCTGAACGTCTCCCCCGGCGCGGCCGTGGGCATGGTCGCCTTCGACGCCGACACCGCCGAGCGCTGGGCCAAGGAAGACGGGCGCAAGGTCATCATGGTGCGCCCGGAAACCAAGCCCGACGACGTGCACGGCATGTTGGCCGCGCAAGGCATTCTGACCAGCCGCGGCGGCCGCACCAGCCACGCCGCCCTCGTCGCCCGCCAGTTCGGCAAGCCGGCCGTGGTCGGCGTCATGGAACTAGACATCGACCTCGACCTGCGCCATATGAGCATCGGCGAGGACATCAACGTCAAGGAAGGCGACTGGATTTCGTTGGACGGCACGCAGGGCATCGTCTATCTGGGCCAGGTGCCGACGGTGGTGCCCGACATCAAGAATGCCTACCTGATCAAGCTGCTGGGCTGGGCCGACGACATCCGCACCCTGGGCGTGTGGGCCAACGCCGACTACCCGCGCGACGCGCAACGCGCCCGCGAATATGGCGCGCAGGGCATCGGCCTGTGCCGCACCGAGCACATGTTCTTCGAGACGGCCCGGCTGCCCATCGTGCAGCAGATGATCATGGCCAAGAACGTGACCGAGCGTAACGAGTCGCTGGACAAGCTGCTGCCCTTGCAGCGCGGCGACTTTGACGGCCTGTTCCGGGCCATGGACGGCCAGCCGGTTATCATCCGCCTGATCGACCCGCCCTTACACGAGTTCCTGCCCTCCTATGAAGAACTGGTGCAGCGCCTGGCCGACCTGAAGGTGCAGTTGCAGCACTTCCACACCCTGAGCGAAATCGACGAGGCGCTGTCGGAAATCCGCGTCAAGCAGATGTACCTGGAGCGCGTCGAGGCCCTGCGCGAGCAGAACCCGATGCTGGGCACGCGCGGCGTGCGGCTGGGTATCATCATTCCCGAACTGACCAAGATGCAGGTGCGGGCCATCTTCGAGGCGGCCTGCCAATGCCAGAAGGAAGGCATCGACGTACACCCCGAAGTGATGATCCCCCTCATCTTCCACGTGAACGAGTTGAAGGTGCAGCAGACGGCGCTGGAAGCCGTGGCCAAGGAAGTCATGGAAGAGCAAGGCGTCCAGGTGGCCTACAAGTTTGGCACGATGATCGAGATCCCGCGGGCCGCACTGACGGCCGACGAAGTGGCCGAGGTCGCCCAATTCTTCTCCTTCGGCACCAACGACCTGACGCAGACGACCTTCGGCATCTCGCGCGACGACGCCGAGGCCGGCTTCCTGGTGGAGTACCAGCAGCGTAACATCCTGGAAGAGAACCCGTTCGGCACGCTCGACGTAGCCGGCGTGGGTAAATTGATGAAGATGGCCGTGGAGATGGGCCGCGCGACACGGCCCGACCTGGAAGTCGGTATCTGTGGCGAACACGGCGGCGACCCCAAGACCATCGCCTTCTGCCACCAAATCGGTCTGAACTACGTCTCTTGCTCGCCGTTCCGCGTGCCCATCGCCCGTCTGGCGGCGGCCCATGCAGCGCTGAACGACAAGAAGAACAACTAA